A DNA window from Synergistota bacterium contains the following coding sequences:
- a CDS encoding DUF2344 domain-containing protein → MKLRLEHGKRGPFRFISHLDWLNSLKRAIRRAGLRVAYSRGFSPHMRVSLGPPLPVGIEGEREYFDIELEVELEPREVAKRLNAQLPEELGISRCEKAPSFSLMKFINFSIYDLYLLEDRKIDFFGVRDLVREVIKLSNRAYRLFTLCDSSSPSLIKVLFLATGLSWEDIVLIKRIGLWRFENGGLLTPFGEVEELDKYFNKR, encoded by the coding sequence ATGAAATTGCGTCTTGAGCATGGGAAGAGAGGACCGTTTAGGTTCATATCTCATCTTGATTGGCTTAACTCGCTTAAACGGGCCATAAGAAGGGCTGGCTTAAGAGTTGCCTATAGTAGAGGTTTTTCTCCTCATATGAGGGTAAGTCTTGGCCCGCCTCTTCCCGTGGGGATAGAGGGGGAAAGGGAGTATTTTGACATCGAGCTTGAGGTTGAACTTGAGCCCCGGGAAGTGGCTAAAAGACTGAATGCTCAGCTCCCTGAGGAGCTTGGGATCTCGAGGTGCGAAAAAGCACCTTCTTTTAGCTTAATGAAGTTTATTAACTTCTCGATTTACGATCTTTATCTTTTAGAAGATAGGAAGATCGACTTTTTTGGAGTGAGGGATCTCGTTCGTGAGGTCATCAAACTCAGTAACAGAGCTTATAGGCTCTTTACCTTGTGTGATTCATCTTCTCCAAGCCTGATCAAGGTGCTTTTTCTCGCTACTGGCCTTTCCTGGGAAGATATCGTCTTGATCAAGCGCATTGGCCTATGGCGCTTTGAAAATGGGGGGCTTTTAACCCCCTTTGGGGAGGTTGAGGAGCTTGATAAGTATTTTAATAAGCGTTGA
- a CDS encoding Rne/Rng family ribonuclease, whose translation MISILISVDEETRIALLEEGYLVEFFLERPWAKDIVGNIYKGKVERVLPGMGAAFIDIGIEKNGFLPLKDLGGKSLRIGDEIVVQVSREGRDLKGPRLTTKITIPGHYLLILPDWGKIGVSRRITKPSERKRLRKLIADSLSSGFGAVVRTAAWGEEEEVILEELSELLSLWSGIMEKFYSLPAPSLLYSEPPLIERVLRDWFSPEVKDICSDSLEALEGARKTIEKWSSSGSAVEFVYHDLPGISLFEAYGVEKELDMLLSRRVPLLCGGEIVIDRAEALTVVDVNTSSFVGGKSFEKTALRTNLEAAREIARQLRLRGIGGIVIIDFIDMKSERNRELVLKELSSALKRDKRDVEICSFSPLGLLELTREREGPDLVEKLGMTCPYCGGRGWVLNEETLLMDIKRRLRKFLTSNTAEEIEIVVNPAIKRRLEELRPEWEKAYHRKIRIVEDAHLPFEAFKLRAV comes from the coding sequence TTGATAAGTATTTTAATAAGCGTTGATGAAGAAACCCGAATTGCTCTGCTTGAGGAAGGATATCTTGTGGAATTTTTTCTCGAAAGGCCATGGGCTAAGGATATAGTCGGGAATATTTATAAGGGGAAGGTCGAGAGGGTCCTTCCCGGCATGGGAGCTGCATTTATAGATATAGGAATAGAAAAGAACGGCTTTCTCCCGCTTAAGGATCTGGGTGGTAAAAGCTTAAGGATAGGGGACGAAATTGTGGTTCAGGTATCAAGGGAGGGGAGGGATCTTAAGGGGCCAAGATTGACCACGAAGATAACTATTCCAGGTCACTATCTTTTGATCCTGCCCGATTGGGGCAAAATCGGCGTTTCAAGGAGAATTACTAAACCCTCCGAGAGGAAAAGGTTAAGAAAACTGATTGCAGACTCACTTTCTTCCGGCTTTGGTGCTGTGGTCAGGACCGCTGCATGGGGGGAAGAAGAAGAGGTGATCTTAGAAGAGCTTTCAGAGCTTCTATCGCTTTGGTCTGGAATAATGGAGAAATTTTATTCTCTTCCAGCACCTTCTTTGCTTTATTCTGAACCTCCCTTGATTGAGAGGGTTCTTCGCGACTGGTTTTCACCGGAAGTGAAGGACATTTGCTCGGATAGCTTAGAAGCCTTAGAGGGGGCAAGGAAAACGATCGAAAAGTGGAGTTCATCAGGCTCGGCTGTTGAATTCGTGTATCATGATCTTCCTGGTATATCGCTCTTTGAAGCTTATGGCGTTGAGAAAGAGCTTGATATGCTCCTATCGCGGAGGGTTCCCTTGCTCTGTGGTGGTGAGATAGTGATAGATAGGGCAGAGGCTCTAACCGTTGTAGATGTAAACACCTCAAGCTTTGTTGGAGGAAAAAGCTTTGAAAAAACGGCTTTAAGAACTAACCTTGAGGCTGCGCGAGAAATAGCTCGCCAATTAAGATTGAGAGGCATAGGCGGTATAGTGATAATAGACTTTATAGATATGAAGAGCGAAAGAAACAGGGAGCTCGTTTTGAAGGAGCTCTCTTCTGCTCTTAAGAGGGACAAGAGAGATGTCGAGATATGCTCTTTTAGCCCTTTGGGACTTCTTGAGCTTACGAGGGAGCGTGAGGGACCGGATCTGGTTGAGAAGCTTGGGATGACTTGTCCATACTGTGGAGGAAGAGGATGGGTTCTTAATGAGGAAACGCTCCTTATGGATATAAAGAGAAGACTTAGAAAGTTTCTGACCTCAAACACGGCTGAAGAGATAGAAATAGTCGTCAATCCTGCCATAAAAAGACGCCTTGAGGAGCTTCGTCCGGAATGGGAGAAAGCATACCACAGGAAGATAAGGATAGTGGAGGATGCACACCTTCCCTTTGAAGCTTTTAAGCTTAGAGCTGTGTGA
- a CDS encoding exonuclease SbcCD subunit D, translating into MRETIRLLHTADWHWGLKSWKDSPRSKDRNPEIRHAIEKLYAYAKDRKPDYILIAGDLFNHYTAPSESDAKEVLSFLIDFSEIAPVIIVLGNHDWRGLTTYHLFSSRVGIHILSSLGEPLENFDGIRIFYFPYFPLRRLLRDCAMGEIQDKARRLLVEYKAKLKKFAKNDKWNVLVGHMAVEGVSYQNEFTYASELFVPKDFLSSDLFDYVALGHIHSQRRISGASANAYYSGSLVRVGFGEENNVVGALLVELREGENPVVEPIDVGAKTLKTFVVSALEIDALDSLLGKVNGDAYIRVIVDFPEGGASFPASYYRNRVFSLDERIVKVIVRRKERTSSERVIAQRSGNVIEMFKEYLKMKGIESSALIEKFRYYYRKVEEDETSQA; encoded by the coding sequence TTGCGAGAGACGATACGTTTGCTTCACACAGCGGATTGGCATTGGGGATTGAAATCTTGGAAGGACTCCCCGCGTTCTAAGGATAGGAATCCTGAGATAAGACATGCAATAGAGAAGTTATACGCCTATGCTAAGGATAGAAAGCCAGATTATATTCTAATAGCGGGAGACCTCTTTAACCATTACACTGCTCCCTCCGAATCAGATGCAAAGGAGGTTTTATCCTTTCTCATAGATTTTTCGGAAATAGCTCCGGTGATAATCGTTCTCGGAAATCATGATTGGAGGGGGCTTACCACCTATCATCTTTTCTCATCACGTGTAGGGATACATATCTTGTCCTCGCTCGGAGAACCACTTGAAAATTTTGATGGCATTAGGATCTTTTATTTTCCTTATTTTCCGTTAAGAAGGCTCTTGAGGGACTGTGCTATGGGAGAGATTCAAGATAAGGCACGAAGGCTTCTTGTGGAGTATAAGGCAAAGCTGAAAAAATTTGCTAAGAATGACAAGTGGAACGTTCTTGTGGGACACATGGCGGTTGAAGGAGTATCATACCAAAATGAGTTTACCTATGCTTCTGAGCTATTTGTGCCGAAGGACTTTTTAAGTAGCGATCTCTTTGACTATGTTGCTTTAGGGCATATCCATTCTCAAAGGAGAATATCGGGGGCGTCAGCTAATGCTTATTATTCGGGAAGCTTGGTAAGAGTGGGGTTTGGTGAAGAAAATAACGTTGTTGGTGCTCTATTGGTGGAGTTAAGGGAAGGAGAAAATCCTGTGGTTGAGCCTATAGATGTGGGAGCTAAAACTCTTAAAACATTCGTCGTTTCTGCTTTGGAGATCGATGCTCTTGATTCCCTCCTTGGAAAAGTTAATGGTGATGCTTATATCAGGGTGATCGTTGATTTCCCGGAGGGAGGGGCCTCCTTTCCAGCTTCATATTATAGGAATAGGGTTTTTTCTCTCGATGAGAGAATAGTTAAAGTCATTGTGAGGAGAAAAGAGCGTACCTCGTCTGAGAGAGTGATAGCTCAGAGGAGTGGAAATGTTATAGAGATGTTTAAGGAATACCTTAAAATGAAGGGAATAGAAAGTAGTGCGCTCATAGAGAAATTCAGGTATTACTACAGGAAGGTGGAGGAGGATGAGACCTCTCAGGCTTAG